A window of the Eretmochelys imbricata isolate rEreImb1 chromosome 7, rEreImb1.hap1, whole genome shotgun sequence genome harbors these coding sequences:
- the CLRN3 gene encoding clarin-3 has product MPSRKKTLMFASACFTSIWSFVIVCIVLANKNWVSSNVNFTEGNSSAIITVTYGVFEGVCSKKVIGGLEMPAKNFQVTALGKIEMKSLNVVIILLLVLSLLSSLMSSGFTCCNTVTNPYQTFLGPIGVYTWNSLNGIFMLLIMILFAVNVEANKLSVELASNCVFSSSEYKNSRNNYEYSYWLMLLIFLLNVATIIIIVFYHHARYSKRKEQERPIENAPKDGILF; this is encoded by the exons ATGCCATCCAGAAAAAAAACATTGATGTTTGCATCTGCCTGTTTTACCAGTATTTGGTCTTTTGTGATAGTCTGCATCGTTCTTGCAAACAAAAACTGGGTCTCAAGTAATGTTAACTTTACCGAAGGAAATTCAAGTGCTATTATAACCGTCACATATGGGGTTTTTGAAGGTGTGTGTTCAAAGAAGGTGATTGGTGGACTTGAAATGCCAGCCAAAAATTTCCAAG TGACAGCGTTGGGAAAGATAGAAATGAAAAGTTTGAACGTTGTGATTATCTTGCTCCTGGTTCTCAGTTTGCTTAGCTCCCTTATGAGTTCTGGATTTACATGCTGCAACACCGTAACCAATCCCTACCAGACATTTCTGGGACCCATTGGAGTCTATACATGGAATTCCCTGAATG GCATCTTCATGCTTCTAATCATGATACTGTTTGCAGTGAACGTAGAGGCAAACAAACTGTCTGTAGAGTTGGCTTCAAACTGTGTGTTTTCTTCAAGTGAATATAAAAACTCCAGAAACAATTATGAATATTCATATTGGCTCATGCTTCTTATCTTTCTTTTGAATGTTGCAACTATCATCATCATCGTCTTCTATCACCATGCAAGGTATTCCAAGAGGAAGGAACAGGAGAGACCCATTGAAAATGCACCAAAAGATGGTATTTTATTTTAG